The window TATGTCGTACCGCCACCACCGGAGGGATTTGCCACTTGGGATGATTTCAAGGGTTCGCAACCACCTGAGCAGCGGGATTCATGGTTCGCCTGCATAGATCCCTCAGGTGTGGGCCCGCGACTGTACTTCCAGCGCGTTCCCGAAGGCAAGATCGTTAAGAATCGGGTGCATCTCGACGTCCGGGTCGGCACCGGGCTCGTCGGGGACGAGCGCCTCGCTGCGCTCGAAGCTGAGTGCGCACGACTGGTTGCGCTCGGTGCGACCCACGTGCAAACGCTGTACGCCGATGAGGAAAACGAGTCGTGCATCCCGATGCTGGACATCGAGGGCAACGAATTCTGTATCGACTGAGCATATGGGGCGGCAGTCATCCCGTGAGGGCGAGGTTGTGCAGCCGGGCGATGCCGAGCAGGCCGGTATCCCGGCAGCCGCCGTCCGGCCTCATCGAGGAAGACGAGCAGCACGGGCCCGTTGCCGGACACGTCGAAGCAGAGGTCACTCGTGCGCGGCGAAGTCTATGAACTCCGACCAGACGGTGGGGGAGAGGGCGAGCTGAGGGCCGCTGGTGTTCTTGGAGTCACGGACGTGGATGGCGGTGGGGCAGGTGGCCACCTCGACGCAGTCGCCGGAGTCGTCACCGCTGTACGTGGACTTGCGCCAGGCGAGGGCTACTTCGACGCAGTCGCCGTCGGTGCCGCTGCTGTAGCTGCTCTTGAACCAGGACAGTTCATCGGTGCTCATAGCGCTCCTCGAATCCGCTCCAGCAGGCTCCGGGTATCGCCCGGAGAAAGAGCCTGTGAGCGCAGTTTCGCATAACGCATGTGGAGCACACTGATCGATTTCGGATCCACGAGGAGTTGGCCGCTTCGCTGTGCCTCGCAGTAGGCGAACCACTCGTTTTCCGGGGTCTCCAGCAACTGGATCGGACCGTCGACGGCTGCGTGGACGCCACGAGACATCGGCATGACCTGAAGTTCCACGTTGCGTGATTCGGCAGCTTCCAGCAAGTGGCTGATCAGCTCCCGCATGACCTCTGCATCGCCGGACTCCCGCCGAAGTACGTGCTCCTCCACGATGAAGCTGAACACCGTGTTGGGCCGCTCGGCGAACAGTGACTGTCGCTCCAGGCGGGCTGTGATCATCGCCTCGATCTCCGGGTCGGCGAGCACGGGTAGCCGTACGCTGAACAGCCCGCGCGCGTACGCCTCTGTCTGCAGAAGCCCTGGTACGACCCGGTTCTCGAAGGTGTACAGGCTGATCGCCTGCTCCTCCAGCTCCGCCCACTGGCGGAACCAGGACGCCAGCCCCTTCTCCCGGCCGACGTGCTTGTACACGCCCTTCAGCGCGCCGAAGGCGTCCAGGACCTCCTCCGCGCGCTCGACGAAGACGCGGGGTGGGAAGCGTCGGCCCTGTTCGATCGACGCCACGGTTCCCGGCTGGTAGCCGACGAGCGGGGCGTAGTCCTCCTGGGTGTATCCCGCCCGTTTGCGGAAGGCCTTGTGCGCCGCGCCGAACGCCTTCATGCTGTCCGACGGTTCGGGCTCTCCGGTGGTCGTGGTCGCCGTGTTGGTGCTGGTGGTTTCGGTCATGGCAGGTACCCCCCGAGTCCGCTGAAGTTTCCAACCTCGCGAGGGCAACCAGAGTCACGCCCCGTGACGCCCACTGTCCATGGCGTGAACTCCTACAGTGCGCAGCGTACGAGCGCAGTGACTGGTTCGGCCCGGGTGACCTGCGGAACCTTCGGGCCATGCACGTAGACCCCCGGCTCCAGGAGCCCGTCACCGTACGTATGTTCAGCCAGTTGTTCAGCTGCACCCCGCGAGGTGCCCGGCTCGCGCGGCGGCTCGTGGCGCATCGGATGGACGCCTGGGGTTTCCCGTACGGAAGCGAGGCGGGCGAGGACGTGACCCTGGTGGTCGCCGAACTCGCCGCCAACGCCGTGCGGCACGGCCGCGTTGCCGGGCGGGACTTCCGCGTGCGGCTGCTGTGGGAGGGCGCGGTCGTCCGGGTGGAGGTGGCCGACGCGCGGACCGAACGGCTCCCGGTGGTGCGGGAGCCGGACGGCGAGGGCGGGCGCGGGCTTGTGCTGGTGGCCGCGGTGTCCCAGCGGTGGGGTGTGGAGCAACGGGCGGGCCGTGCCTACAAGGTGGTGTGGGCGGAGGTGCGGGTCAGGGAGCCAGGAGGTCCGCGAGGAAGGCGTTCGTGAACTTCCCGGCGGGGTCCAACTCCCGTGCCAGCGAGCGGAAGTCGTCCAGGCGCGGGTACCGCTCGCGCAGGACTGCCGACGGAGTGGTGAACACCTTGCCCCAGTGCGGGCGGGGGTCGAGGCCGACCAGCGCCTCCTCG of the Streptomyces sp. NBC_01788 genome contains:
- a CDS encoding DUF397 domain-containing protein → MSTDELSWFKSSYSSGTDGDCVEVALAWRKSTYSGDDSGDCVEVATCPTAIHVRDSKNTSGPQLALSPTVWSEFIDFAAHE
- a CDS encoding ATP-binding protein; protein product: MHVDPRLQEPVTVRMFSQLFSCTPRGARLARRLVAHRMDAWGFPYGSEAGEDVTLVVAELAANAVRHGRVAGRDFRVRLLWEGAVVRVEVADARTERLPVVREPDGEGGRGLVLVAAVSQRWGVEQRAGRAYKVVWAEVRVREPGGPRGRRS
- a CDS encoding helix-turn-helix domain-containing protein; translation: MTETTSTNTATTTTGEPEPSDSMKAFGAAHKAFRKRAGYTQEDYAPLVGYQPGTVASIEQGRRFPPRVFVERAEEVLDAFGALKGVYKHVGREKGLASWFRQWAELEEQAISLYTFENRVVPGLLQTEAYARGLFSVRLPVLADPEIEAMITARLERQSLFAERPNTVFSFIVEEHVLRRESGDAEVMRELISHLLEAAESRNVELQVMPMSRGVHAAVDGPIQLLETPENEWFAYCEAQRSGQLLVDPKSISVLHMRYAKLRSQALSPGDTRSLLERIRGAL
- a CDS encoding VOC family protein; this translates as MSAIKKFQVTFDCAEPERLARFWCEVLGYVVPPPPEGFATWDDFKGSQPPEQRDSWFACIDPSGVGPRLYFQRVPEGKIVKNRVHLDVRVGTGLVGDERLAALEAECARLVALGATHVQTLYADEENESCIPMLDIEGNEFCID